A single Defluviitalea saccharophila DNA region contains:
- a CDS encoding putative bifunctional diguanylate cyclase/phosphodiesterase, with translation MKIFKILSSKFRENEKDDINYYKQNNYKINPLFEAVKITIIYGLVGELWILLSDEIARSFSGSLEMYKQIQTYKGGIYVLVTMVLIFLLILSKMSLLKKAFKEITKNYQELSSKNQELLKLDQELRRKVDELEKHRNALVISEQRLELAIEGSDNGIWDWDLEKGTFYISPNWKTYLGYGQDEIDDTSEAWVELLHPEDRNEAVSKIHAYILSPQSSYEHVNRIRCKDGSYKWILARAKAIKSEDGRVTRIAGSQVDITKVKQLEEKLHLLAYYDQLTGLPNRFLFEEKMNTLLRERTYSNQKFALLYMDIDNFKNVNDTLGHSSGDLLIQYVANILKYHVKEPDFVARLGGDEFAIIFCDIKDNKDVVDRVQTLLKYLKRPWILENQEFYITVSIGIAIYPEHGDDLSLLLKNADIAMYFVKKHLKGNYCFYSLELQNKSLEQIKMINYLRHAIDHNEFYLLYQPIIDLQSSNLMGAEVLIRWVHPKLGVIPPMKFIPLAEETGLIYDIEKWVLKTALMQKKDWQEKKYPNLKISINISGKRITSAGIINEIRDLLHETRLKSDEIQLEVTETAVMKDLDASMKILNEIKNMGIQIALDDFGTGYSSLTYLKKLPIDIVKLDREFIKNISIENNDRLIIEHIIKLIQELNLKVLAEGIELQEQVAILKNYNCDYGQGYLFGKPVTKEEFEKLILSN, from the coding sequence ATGAAAATATTTAAAATTTTAAGCAGCAAATTCAGGGAAAACGAAAAAGACGATATTAACTACTATAAGCAAAACAATTATAAAATAAATCCCTTATTTGAAGCCGTAAAGATTACTATAATATATGGATTGGTAGGAGAGCTGTGGATTTTACTATCCGATGAAATTGCCAGAAGCTTTTCGGGAAGTCTTGAAATGTATAAACAAATACAAACCTATAAAGGCGGAATCTATGTACTTGTAACAATGGTGTTAATTTTTTTACTCATATTAAGTAAAATGAGTCTTTTGAAAAAAGCCTTTAAAGAAATAACAAAGAATTATCAAGAATTAAGTTCTAAAAATCAAGAATTACTAAAGCTGGATCAAGAACTTAGAAGAAAAGTGGATGAATTAGAAAAACATAGAAATGCTCTTGTGATCAGTGAGCAGAGGTTAGAATTGGCTATTGAAGGATCAGATAATGGTATTTGGGATTGGGATTTAGAAAAAGGTACCTTTTATATTTCTCCAAATTGGAAAACTTATCTTGGATATGGGCAAGATGAAATTGACGATACCAGTGAAGCTTGGGTAGAATTGCTCCATCCAGAGGATAGAAATGAAGCTGTATCAAAAATACATGCATATATCCTCTCTCCACAAAGCTCCTATGAACATGTCAATAGAATAAGATGCAAGGATGGAAGCTACAAATGGATACTCGCCAGGGCAAAAGCCATCAAAAGTGAAGACGGAAGAGTTACTAGAATAGCAGGCTCACAAGTGGATATTACGAAGGTAAAACAATTAGAAGAAAAGCTGCATTTATTAGCTTATTATGATCAATTGACGGGACTGCCAAATAGATTTTTATTTGAAGAAAAAATGAATACCCTTTTAAGGGAAAGAACGTACTCTAACCAAAAGTTTGCCTTATTATATATGGATATCGATAATTTTAAGAATGTAAATGATACCTTGGGTCATTCTTCAGGAGATCTACTAATTCAATACGTTGCAAACATTTTAAAATATCACGTCAAAGAACCAGATTTTGTAGCAAGATTAGGCGGAGATGAATTTGCAATTATTTTCTGCGATATCAAGGATAACAAAGATGTTGTAGATAGAGTTCAAACCTTATTAAAGTATTTGAAAAGACCATGGATTCTTGAAAATCAAGAGTTTTATATAACTGTTAGTATTGGCATTGCAATATACCCTGAGCATGGGGATGACTTATCTCTATTGCTTAAAAATGCAGATATTGCCATGTATTTTGTGAAGAAACATCTTAAAGGGAATTACTGCTTTTATTCTTTAGAATTGCAAAACAAAAGCTTAGAGCAGATCAAAATGATTAATTATCTAAGACATGCCATAGACCATAATGAATTTTATCTTCTGTATCAGCCGATTATTGATTTACAAAGCAGCAATTTAATGGGGGCTGAAGTTTTAATCCGATGGGTGCATCCGAAGCTTGGAGTTATCCCTCCGATGAAGTTTATACCTTTGGCAGAAGAAACGGGTCTTATCTATGATATAGAAAAGTGGGTATTAAAAACGGCTTTAATGCAAAAGAAAGACTGGCAAGAAAAGAAATATCCGAATTTGAAAATATCTATCAATATTTCAGGAAAAAGAATTACCAGCGCAGGAATTATCAATGAAATCAGAGACTTATTGCATGAAACAAGGTTAAAATCCGATGAAATACAGCTTGAAGTAACAGAAACTGCTGTAATGAAAGATCTGGATGCATCTATGAAAATCCTAAATGAAATTAAAAATATGGGAATACAAATTGCCCTTGATGATTTTGGAACAGGCTATTCTTCTCTAACCTATCTTAAAAAATTACCTATTGATATTGTAAAACTGGATAGAGAATTCATTAAAAATATATCCATAGAAAATAATGATCGGTTGATCATAGAGCATATCATTAAGTTGATACAGGAATTAAATTTAAAGGTACTGGCTGAAGGAATCGAACTCCAGGAGCAGGTCGCCATTCTGAAAAATTACAACTGCGATTATGGACAAGGGTATTTATTCGGAAAACCTGTTACCAAAGAGGAGTTTGAAAAATTAATTCTTTCTAATTAG
- a CDS encoding HDOD domain-containing protein — protein MENHKIIQQIKASNDLPEVPKSFGEILKMLLDPCNFDMDACIEKFSYHPQLENALIQVLNDHSKLKREIVSIKDAVVYLGAKNARIIAIAYVTRLLLPYRKGKTQIFDHNIYLKHCIGTSIASSMIAEKTGLCDKDKMFIYGLIHDIGVIVLDVCFPEYLDKIYELQKNGVHQIVAEKIVLGGITHSEIGRWLCKEWGLPDEIAQIVGFHHTPFLSNQFTTEVQIIHLGDSISANYYEQLLGNKTAFIFSEKIMEALGVNKEFVNEIIRRLPKEVAKINQIIEFKVL, from the coding sequence ATGGAGAACCATAAAATTATTCAACAGATAAAGGCATCTAATGATTTACCGGAAGTTCCGAAATCTTTTGGAGAAATTTTAAAAATGCTTCTTGATCCCTGTAATTTTGACATGGATGCATGCATTGAAAAGTTTTCCTATCATCCTCAGCTTGAGAATGCTTTAATACAGGTATTAAATGATCATTCCAAACTAAAACGCGAGATTGTCAGCATAAAGGATGCAGTGGTTTATCTGGGTGCAAAAAATGCCAGAATCATTGCAATCGCATATGTTACCCGATTATTATTGCCGTACAGAAAAGGTAAGACTCAGATTTTTGACCATAATATTTATCTGAAACATTGTATTGGCACATCGATTGCCAGTTCTATGATCGCAGAGAAAACAGGTTTATGCGATAAAGACAAGATGTTTATTTACGGACTTATTCATGATATTGGTGTAATAGTCCTGGACGTATGTTTTCCTGAATACCTGGATAAGATTTATGAACTCCAAAAGAACGGTGTTCATCAAATCGTGGCAGAAAAAATAGTTTTAGGCGGAATAACCCATTCGGAGATTGGCAGATGGTTGTGCAAAGAATGGGGCTTACCCGATGAAATTGCACAGATTGTAGGCTTTCATCATACTCCGTTTTTATCGAATCAATTCACAACCGAAGTACAGATCATCCATCTGGGAGATTCTATAAGTGCCAATTATTACGAACAGCTATTAGGAAATAAAACAGCGTTTATCTTTTCTGAAAAGATCATGGAAGCTTTAGGGGTAAATAAAGAATTCGTCAATGAAATTATTAGAAGGTTGCCAAAAGAAGTAGCAAAAATTAATCAAATCATAGAGTTCAAGGTCTTATAA
- a CDS encoding ABC transporter substrate binding protein codes for MKKGGLNCFRTFLWLLIFISAILCAMQYNHGEKTTKNIVILNSYHKGLTWTDEQTNGILNALNQYHNDLSISVEYMDWKRYPTEENINNIYTQLEYKYSNQKIDLILTTDDAALDFALKHRHAIFSDAPIVFSGVNEKDALRLLREHQKVTGVVEKVDPDQTIALALKINPKIKEVYVIYDNTESGLSTGELTIEAIRRINPEIKIKTYNDKPFNELLSDVAHAPKDSIVLITTYYSDIDHTVLGFEKTCRLISAASAVPIYHLYTFGLNNGALGGSMLNGKLQGEAAGQLAFRILQGEDIDRIPRSDFQATEYIFDYHQLQRFNISKSKLPKESTIINKPFSFFETYHDIVVTTIIIFVILVIFICILLYHLKKIHRMKEELEAKHDELTQLNKELTASDHKIKSQYLELVRTQENLMLREHQYRLLFEKMLNGFFVFKPVYNEDHKLVDIKFLNVNPSFKQQANIQIDDVIGRTWTDIFGYPSLELSIYERILETGRTERFETYYGKINAYYLVNAFKISSNQIGVIFENISEYKMAIKEIKKLNEELEQRVAIRTAELSQAMDELESFTYTVSHDLKSPLRAIDSYSRIMYEDHGKNLHSDAVDIIHNIRGICKDLISMINNLLEYSMASKKELSKEEINIKEMFISVFNELQLAYPEREVNLIIETVLPTVYADKLLLRQVIYNILSNAFKFTKNASKPRIIIGNTITSEEYIFYVKDNGIGFNMEYSKKLFGIFQRLHTSDEFEGTGIGLVTIKKIIQKHGGRAWIEGQVNVGATIYFTLPFSW; via the coding sequence ATGAAAAAAGGGGGTTTGAATTGTTTTAGGACATTTTTGTGGCTTCTTATATTTATTTCAGCCATTTTATGTGCAATGCAGTATAATCATGGAGAAAAAACCACCAAAAACATAGTAATTCTCAATTCTTATCACAAAGGACTTACCTGGACGGACGAACAGACAAACGGGATACTAAATGCGCTTAATCAGTATCATAACGATCTATCTATTTCAGTGGAATACATGGATTGGAAAAGGTATCCTACCGAAGAAAACATAAATAATATCTATACTCAATTGGAGTATAAATATTCCAATCAGAAAATAGATTTAATTTTAACGACAGATGATGCGGCTCTTGACTTTGCTTTGAAGCATCGGCATGCTATTTTTTCTGATGCGCCAATTGTTTTTTCTGGGGTCAATGAAAAAGATGCCTTAAGATTATTAAGGGAGCATCAAAAGGTAACAGGGGTAGTGGAAAAAGTTGATCCGGATCAAACCATAGCGCTCGCTTTAAAAATTAATCCGAAAATCAAAGAAGTTTATGTTATTTACGATAACACAGAAAGCGGATTGTCTACCGGGGAATTAACGATTGAAGCAATTCGTAGAATCAATCCGGAGATCAAAATAAAGACATATAATGATAAGCCTTTTAATGAACTATTGTCCGATGTCGCCCATGCCCCTAAAGACAGTATCGTTCTTATTACTACCTATTATTCGGACATAGACCATACAGTCCTTGGCTTTGAAAAGACCTGTAGATTAATTAGTGCCGCCAGCGCTGTTCCGATTTATCATCTATATACCTTTGGGCTAAATAATGGCGCCCTGGGAGGAAGTATGCTTAATGGAAAACTGCAGGGGGAAGCAGCTGGCCAGCTCGCTTTTAGGATTTTACAGGGCGAAGATATAGATCGCATACCCCGTAGCGACTTTCAGGCAACAGAATATATCTTTGACTATCATCAGCTTCAAAGATTTAATATTTCAAAAAGCAAATTGCCGAAGGAAAGTACAATCATCAATAAACCATTTTCATTTTTTGAGACATATCATGATATAGTTGTTACTACAATTATTATATTTGTAATCCTAGTAATCTTTATTTGTATATTGCTCTATCATTTAAAAAAGATCCATAGAATGAAAGAGGAGCTGGAAGCGAAACATGATGAGTTAACCCAGCTCAATAAAGAATTGACTGCCTCTGATCATAAAATCAAAAGCCAATATCTTGAATTGGTAAGAACGCAGGAAAATTTGATGCTTAGGGAACATCAATATCGGCTGTTGTTCGAAAAAATGCTGAATGGATTTTTTGTGTTTAAACCCGTATACAATGAAGATCACAAACTAGTGGATATTAAGTTCTTGAATGTTAATCCAAGCTTTAAACAACAAGCCAATATACAAATTGATGATGTTATTGGGAGAACATGGACGGATATCTTCGGTTATCCCAGCTTAGAATTGAGTATCTATGAGAGGATATTGGAAACAGGAAGAACTGAACGTTTTGAAACTTATTATGGAAAAATAAATGCATATTACTTAGTTAATGCTTTTAAGATATCCAGTAATCAAATAGGAGTTATTTTTGAGAATATCTCAGAGTATAAAATGGCAATAAAAGAAATTAAAAAGCTCAATGAAGAATTAGAACAAAGAGTTGCCATAAGAACTGCAGAACTTAGTCAGGCCATGGATGAATTAGAATCCTTTACTTATACCGTATCCCATGATTTAAAATCACCCCTTAGGGCAATAGACAGCTACAGCAGAATCATGTATGAAGACCATGGTAAAAATCTTCATAGTGATGCCGTAGATATCATTCACAACATAAGAGGAATCTGTAAAGACTTAATCAGTATGATCAATAATCTCTTAGAATACTCCATGGCATCGAAAAAAGAGCTAAGTAAAGAAGAAATCAATATAAAAGAAATGTTTATTTCCGTATTCAATGAACTGCAGCTTGCATATCCGGAAAGAGAGGTAAACTTAATTATTGAAACAGTCCTTCCCACTGTTTATGCCGATAAACTTTTATTAAGGCAAGTGATCTACAATATCCTGTCCAATGCTTTTAAGTTTACAAAGAATGCAAGCAAACCACGGATCATCATCGGCAATACGATTACTTCAGAAGAATATATTTTCTATGTCAAAGATAATGGCATCGGATTTAACATGGAGTATTCAAAAAAGCTATTTGGAATTTTTCAGCGGCTTCATACTAGTGATGAATTTGAAGGTACTGGCATAGGCCTCGTGACTATTAAAAAAATAATCCAAAAGCATGGGGGAAGGGCATGGATAGAAGGACAAGTGAACGTTGGAGCCACGATATATTTCACTTTGCCATTTTCTTGGTAA
- a CDS encoding response regulator encodes MLNVLIVDDMDIVRREIKRLKVWGESTGFVIAEEASNGQAALEILENSSIDLVITDIKMPKVDGLELLEKIMEKNLCPCVVLLSDYTDFTYARQGIILGAFDYMSKPVCEEEFEKLLHRAKKHITAKSREKERLKALQKI; translated from the coding sequence GTGCTGAATGTGCTGATTGTTGATGATATGGATATTGTTCGCCGGGAGATCAAGCGGCTTAAGGTATGGGGGGAGTCTACAGGGTTTGTCATCGCAGAGGAAGCATCCAATGGACAAGCAGCTTTGGAGATTCTGGAAAATAGCTCTATAGACTTAGTAATTACCGATATAAAAATGCCGAAGGTAGACGGTCTGGAATTGCTTGAAAAAATTATGGAGAAAAATTTATGTCCATGTGTTGTACTGCTAAGCGACTATACAGATTTTACGTATGCCAGACAAGGGATTATATTAGGTGCCTTTGACTATATGTCCAAGCCCGTTTGTGAAGAAGAATTTGAAAAATTACTCCATAGAGCAAAGAAGCATATCACTGCAAAAAGCAGGGAAAAAGAAAGGCTAAAAGCGCTCCAAAAAATTTAG
- a CDS encoding AraC family transcriptional regulator produces the protein MEYIEALSRMMDRIENHLDHEFLKIERALRSVFREVVKTILENKKWLEKFIDPKEMNDINFLNCKEIDDLREAFMDRIKTIFDILDKLYCTKTYNDTIVQICDCVLENSEDQLSLTYIAEKLYMNKNYISEVFKQKTGMSITQYLTRIKMERAKVLIADGKLKIYEISDMLGYKDVEYFSKVFKKYTGMSPTQFR, from the coding sequence ATGGAATACATCGAGGCATTGTCGCGGATGATGGATAGAATAGAGAACCATTTAGACCATGAATTCCTCAAAATAGAAAGAGCCTTAAGAAGTGTCTTTCGTGAGGTCGTAAAAACAATATTAGAGAACAAAAAGTGGCTGGAAAAATTTATTGATCCAAAGGAAATGAATGATATTAACTTTTTAAATTGCAAAGAAATTGACGATTTAAGAGAAGCATTCATGGATAGGATAAAAACTATCTTTGATATTCTCGATAAACTGTATTGTACTAAAACATATAATGACACGATTGTTCAAATCTGTGACTGTGTATTGGAGAATTCCGAGGATCAACTTTCTCTAACCTATATTGCAGAAAAACTCTATATGAATAAAAATTATATCAGCGAGGTATTTAAGCAAAAAACAGGAATGTCCATTACTCAATATCTTACGAGAATTAAGATGGAGAGAGCCAAGGTTTTAATCGCTGATGGGAAACTAAAGATCTATGAGATCAGTGATATGCTGGGTTATAAAGATGTTGAATACTTTAGTAAGGTATTCAAAAAATATACGGGGATGTCCCCGACTCAATTTCGATAA
- a CDS encoding Spo0E family sporulation regulatory protein-aspartic acid phosphatase yields MYSKLKELQEFLNEMIASEQYTYEEILNVSQKLDFLMVDYLKEQCHEENEQ; encoded by the coding sequence GTGTATAGCAAGTTAAAAGAACTACAAGAATTTTTAAACGAAATGATTGCGTCAGAACAATATACATACGAAGAAATCTTAAATGTTAGCCAAAAGCTGGATTTTTTAATGGTCGATTATTTGAAAGAACAATGCCATGAGGAAAATGAACAATAA
- a CDS encoding putative bifunctional diguanylate cyclase/phosphodiesterase translates to MLENEKIYDYKKISIKICLIYLSIGLLWIVMSDLAVVTTVKDKDLMTSINIIKGWGYVFVSGILIYLLTYLTLKKISDKETELRQSYQELLAANEEIEATYGQLAASEGLLKQQYQEMVIHQQKLMESEKRYKLISEALHHLAYHDQLTGLKNRNAFTTALTKLMEQEHSKKIGLLFVDIDNFKYINDSMGHTFGDQVLKEIGKRLTKFQNEHISIYRLGGDEYIVLLESFGEITEVEKLAVNVLRALNQPLEISSSSIFITASIGISLFPEHGENIDELLKNADIAVFRAKEAGKNKIIIFNQPMNEAVTERAQIEKHLRTALEKNEFELYYQPQLDVNTNHISGFEALLRWKNPELGFVPPNKFISVAEDTHLIIPIGEWVLRNSCMFLKHLHNQGYRDLTMSVNISMLQLLQDDFVDMVTDILELVKIHPKYLELEITESVFMESYETIAGKLKLLKAIGVKIALDDFGKGYSSLHYLKHLPISTLKIDKTFIDNISLDKVNKSLTHLIVKIGRVMDLCVVAEGVETEEQMEYLKNTNAIKYKDICFAGLYHRMKS, encoded by the coding sequence ATGCTGGAGAACGAAAAAATATATGATTATAAAAAAATATCCATTAAGATATGTTTGATCTATCTATCCATAGGTCTTTTATGGATTGTTATGTCGGACTTAGCTGTTGTTACGACTGTTAAGGATAAAGATCTGATGACCTCTATCAATATAATCAAAGGATGGGGATATGTATTCGTTAGCGGCATTCTGATCTACTTACTTACATATTTGACATTAAAAAAAATAAGCGACAAAGAAACTGAATTACGGCAGAGCTATCAGGAGCTGCTAGCTGCCAATGAGGAAATAGAGGCAACTTATGGTCAACTGGCAGCCTCTGAAGGCTTATTAAAACAGCAATATCAGGAAATGGTAATTCATCAGCAGAAGCTCATGGAAAGCGAAAAAAGATATAAACTCATTTCTGAAGCATTACATCATCTCGCTTACCATGACCAATTAACAGGCTTAAAAAATAGAAATGCTTTTACTACTGCTTTAACCAAGCTTATGGAACAAGAGCATTCTAAAAAAATAGGACTCCTCTTTGTAGATATTGATAATTTCAAATACATAAATGATTCCATGGGGCATACTTTTGGGGATCAGGTTCTAAAGGAAATAGGAAAACGACTGACTAAATTTCAGAATGAACATATTAGTATTTATAGATTAGGGGGAGACGAATACATCGTCTTGCTGGAAAGTTTTGGAGAAATTACTGAGGTTGAGAAACTGGCAGTCAATGTATTAAGAGCATTGAATCAACCTTTAGAAATCAGCAGCAGTTCGATTTTTATAACCGCAAGTATCGGTATATCCCTATTCCCTGAACACGGTGAAAACATTGATGAACTTCTAAAAAATGCGGATATTGCTGTATTTAGAGCAAAGGAAGCAGGCAAAAATAAAATCATAATTTTTAATCAGCCTATGAATGAAGCCGTAACTGAACGGGCTCAGATTGAAAAGCATCTTAGAACTGCTTTGGAAAAGAATGAATTTGAATTATACTATCAGCCTCAGTTAGATGTAAATACCAATCATATTTCGGGTTTTGAAGCCCTTTTAAGGTGGAAAAATCCTGAACTTGGCTTCGTGCCCCCTAATAAATTCATAAGTGTTGCAGAAGATACCCATTTAATCATACCTATTGGAGAGTGGGTATTAAGAAACAGCTGTATGTTTTTGAAGCATCTCCATAATCAAGGATATAGGGATTTGACCATGTCTGTTAATATTTCTATGCTGCAGTTATTACAAGACGATTTTGTGGATATGGTTACAGATATCCTTGAATTAGTTAAAATCCATCCCAAATACCTTGAACTGGAGATTACAGAATCTGTTTTTATGGAGTCTTATGAGACCATAGCAGGAAAACTAAAACTTTTAAAGGCAATAGGTGTAAAAATTGCATTAGATGACTTTGGCAAAGGCTATTCCTCTCTCCATTATTTAAAACACCTTCCCATATCCACATTAAAAATTGATAAGACCTTCATTGATAATATTTCCCTGGATAAAGTAAACAAGTCTTTAACCCATTTGATTGTGAAAATAGGAAGAGTTATGGATTTGTGTGTGGTAGCAGAAGGGGTTGAAACAGAAGAACAAATGGAATACCTAAAAAACACAAATGCAATAAAATACAAGGATATCTGTTTTGCAGGCCTTTACCACAGAATGAAATCTTAA
- a CDS encoding HD domain-containing phosphohydrolase, with the protein MLEKLSMRMIMTILFITLTLITFVIQGYIVFSSWLAYADNTITQRIDSMHNEIHYSIKLLLDTTQDKNQLNEEFIEQHIIFSKLNHYLEDIVKENNAFTIIVDKDSESLIANSVNTPNLRILKDGSLRRVKIDEINHEAFLNAYKNYRDTGDRRFRIKYGQDRLCINVMEYHDEGLDWIILTGVLESLFTSGIYHNLRLTIVLTLLTIFISIVIYLRFVNKFLRPIDGLVEATESFSRGNLLQRAEIVRDDEIGRLAKSFNKMADTILNHVNELEQKVKERTKALEIANEVLRENKEKLQLLLDSTAEGIYGVDLEGKCTFFNTSGVKLLGYTSQEELLNQDIHFKIHHSHKDGTPMPADQCKIYKALSESKGVHVEDEVYWRADGSYFDVAYSSYPQYKDGKLVGVVVTFIDNTEKKKAQEHIRYLTYHDVLTGLYNRMFFEDKLRRIDIKDNLPLSVIYGDVNGLKLTNDIFGHAAGDELLKKVARVFKKFAGEKGIAARLGGDEYALLLPNTPGEEAEKIMNSISEEISKEKIVAIKGSMSMGYATKTQLDQNIIMIVEHAESKMYKQKMLNRRNVDSDMITTIMETLHHKNPEEKQHSLEASELCKNIGQAMHLSEAEVKKFKEAGFFHDIGKIVLSENILKKTDDLTEEEKKELMQHPIIGFRILNLFQDTLDLAEGVLSHHENWDGSGYPKGLREEEIPQLSRVIRVVEMYEDLMQDFSNPPIHKEEALQIIRKEAGVTLDPNIAEIFIKVMSEANA; encoded by the coding sequence ATGCTAGAAAAACTCTCAATGCGTATGATCATGACGATTCTATTCATAACACTTACACTAATTACTTTTGTCATACAAGGGTACATAGTTTTTTCTAGCTGGCTGGCTTATGCAGATAATACAATCACCCAGAGGATAGACAGTATGCACAATGAGATACACTATAGTATTAAGCTGCTTTTAGACACCACTCAAGATAAGAATCAACTGAATGAAGAATTCATAGAACAACATATCATTTTTTCAAAACTCAATCATTATTTAGAAGATATTGTTAAAGAGAACAATGCTTTTACAATTATTGTTGACAAAGACTCAGAATCTTTGATTGCAAATTCAGTAAACACTCCTAATTTGAGAATTCTTAAAGATGGCAGTTTAAGAAGAGTAAAGATTGATGAAATAAATCACGAAGCCTTCCTTAATGCATATAAAAATTATAGAGATACAGGTGATAGGCGTTTTAGAATAAAGTATGGGCAAGACAGATTATGCATCAACGTAATGGAATACCATGATGAGGGATTAGATTGGATTATCCTTACAGGTGTTTTAGAAAGCTTATTTACTTCAGGCATTTATCATAATCTGAGATTGACAATTGTTTTAACTTTATTGACAATCTTTATATCTATAGTTATCTATTTAAGATTTGTTAATAAGTTTTTAAGACCAATTGATGGGCTGGTTGAGGCTACTGAAAGCTTCTCCCGAGGAAATTTGCTGCAGCGTGCAGAGATTGTTCGAGATGATGAAATAGGAAGACTGGCCAAATCTTTTAATAAAATGGCAGATACAATCCTAAATCATGTTAATGAGCTGGAACAAAAGGTGAAAGAAAGGACCAAAGCGCTGGAGATTGCCAATGAGGTATTAAGAGAAAATAAAGAAAAACTCCAACTTCTTCTTGATTCAACGGCAGAAGGAATTTATGGTGTGGATCTTGAGGGAAAATGCACTTTTTTTAATACCAGCGGGGTAAAACTTTTGGGCTACACCAGTCAAGAGGAGTTACTGAATCAGGATATACATTTTAAAATTCATCATAGTCATAAAGATGGCACGCCGATGCCAGCGGATCAATGTAAGATATATAAAGCCCTTTCAGAGAGCAAAGGTGTTCATGTAGAAGATGAGGTTTATTGGAGAGCGGATGGCAGTTATTTTGATGTGGCATATTCTTCCTATCCACAGTACAAGGATGGAAAACTCGTTGGTGTTGTTGTTACATTTATAGACAATACAGAAAAAAAGAAAGCTCAGGAGCATATCCGGTATCTTACTTATCATGACGTTTTAACGGGTTTGTATAACAGGATGTTCTTTGAAGACAAATTAAGAAGAATCGATATCAAAGACAATCTGCCTCTCTCGGTTATTTATGGAGACGTTAACGGATTAAAGCTTACAAATGATATTTTCGGCCATGCTGCAGGAGATGAACTTTTAAAGAAAGTCGCCAGGGTATTTAAAAAATTTGCTGGAGAAAAAGGTATAGCGGCTCGTTTAGGTGGGGATGAATATGCGCTTCTTTTGCCCAATACACCAGGGGAAGAGGCAGAAAAAATCATGAACAGCATCAGCGAAGAGATCTCCAAGGAGAAAATTGTTGCCATAAAAGGCAGTATGTCCATGGGATATGCTACGAAAACCCAATTAGATCAAAATATCATCATGATAGTGGAGCATGCCGAATCAAAAATGTATAAGCAAAAAATGCTCAATCGTCGAAATGTAGATTCTGATATGATAACAACCATCATGGAAACGCTGCATCATAAAAATCCTGAAGAAAAACAGCACTCCTTAGAGGCAAGTGAATTGTGTAAAAATATTGGACAAGCCATGCACTTATCGGAAGCAGAGGTGAAAAAATTTAAAGAAGCAGGCTTTTTCCATGATATCGGAAAAATCGTATTAAGTGAAAACATTCTGAAGAAAACGGATGACTTGACAGAAGAAGAAAAGAAGGAACTCATGCAGCATCCGATTATCGGATTTAGAATTCTCAATCTGTTTCAGGATACATTGGATTTGGCGGAAGGCGTCTTAAGCCACCATGAAAACTGGGATGGTTCAGGTTACCCGAAAGGGTTAAGAGAGGAAGAAATTCCTCAACTATCAAGAGTCATTAGGGTGGTTGAAATGTATGAAGATTTGATGCAGGATTTTAGTAACCCTCCTATTCATAAAGAAGAAGCCTTACAAATCATTAGAAAAGAAGCAGGGGTCACTTTGGACCCCAACATCGCAGAGATATTTATCAAGGTAATGTCAGAAGCCAATGCTTAG